The Helicoverpa armigera isolate CAAS_96S chromosome 18, ASM3070526v1, whole genome shotgun sequence genome has a window encoding:
- the LOC110375826 gene encoding serine/threonine-protein kinase mTOR isoform X1, whose protein sequence is MSNQVGAFVAGLKSRNVDVQIKTARELYHFAKTELREVPQEELTQFLDEFNHQIFEMVSSNDVHEKKGGVLAIVCLIGGDCDTTKTRITRFANYLRNLLPSSDVGVMELAAKTVGRLATVSGVKRAEYVEFEVKRAFEWLSEERNEGRRHSAVLLLKELAIAMPTYFYQQVSGFFDHILVALKDPKPQIREAAAKALRAGLVVTAQRETAKQSTAKPQWYMQCYEEAMLSFEDIPLKEKGMTKEDRVHGGLLILNELLRCSNAVWEKKYSYLMQSLDTMKDITVSDDIIFISTKLHSPSVKRGYLCDGFKTENVTYPVPIYESEVCRKLLTEKFEKLCRDVMSQRILKTQGVPQILLVIIPRLAAFNKNYFLDKYLISTMNYLISCLRSREKDRNMAFTTLGLMAAALENDIRKYIPSIMEVIKQTLPIRDSQTKKRVWIDPSIFACITLLGSAVKDLVLTDIKELLDAMFATGLSPSLTICLRELSNNLPSLRTEISEGLLNMLSLVLRNKPFLHPGVPRSLEQQMSNMSLVMEPQDTASIVLALRTLGTFNFEGQHSLLTFVRRCADHFLQSDQQEIRLEAVKTAAKLLADATVRTMKTPSRTLTLLTAEVIGKLLVVTVTDPDYEVRYWVLESLYNIFDIHLAQIENLSFLFMAMNDEHLAIRELAICTVGRLSVVNPAYVMPGLRKTLIQYLTELEHSGMSRNKEQAARMLDNLIRHAPKLVKPYMETILNVLVPKLKESDSNPGVVISVLKAVGDLADVHGDNSGLKKWLPELLSILLELLSEASATEKRSVALWAFGQLISATGYVVAPYTEYPTLMDVLLNFLKTEQQPKDRRETIRVLGLLGALDPYKHKITRGLIGEQPDSSLVPVADSKAEENNFDMTTSEMLVNMSSPVLDEYYPAIVISTLMRILRDPTLQQHHTSVVQAVTFIFQSLGIKCVPYISRVTPTLLFVARATDNNGFREFLFTQLARLIAIVKQHIRNYLDKIFDLIREFWTPNSPFQPTLILLVEYIAVALGSEFKVYLPQLMPQILRVLAHDTSKDRIVTEKLLYALQKFEDNLDDYMHLVIPSIVKLFDASDCPINVAKVAMETVDYLSDSLNYSELVSRIIHPLVRSLDTCAALRPTAMDTLCALIVQLGRKFTDFIPLVQKVVVKHKIQHQNYELLLSRMQSSQTLAMDEFLQSTRRKPRNHTQEPRIGYNCDTSQSIRKLCVNAHNLKLAWTVSSRVSKDDWLEWLRRFSIGLLTESHSPALRACLALAHNYSQLLRDLFNAAFVSCWTELDKTSRAELSNALEQALTAPDAPELAHTVLNLAEFMEHCEGGTLPISTHLLGERAMHCRAYAKALHYKEEEFRNGATSQVVEALIHINNKLQQKEAAEGLLERVMAQREAGDATLKVQIRWYEKLHNWEKALDLYGEKLNEDVADMDSYLGELRCFEALGEWVELYNTVSKKWVQMSNEERFKAARLAAAAAWGLNEWDSMAKYVRFLPENTQDGAFYRAVLNIHNGEFDLSKQYIDQARTLLDSELTAVAGESYQRAYGALVNAQLLAELEEVITYKSVMERRESIRQAWWTRLQGGQRLVEDWRRILQVRSLVLTPQEDMATWLKFASLCRKSGAPRQAHKTLVMLLGTDPSQNRDMPLPTHEPRLTLAYAKHLWVAGDKQLAYDQLQRYVDTTETGDAEHCRLLARCHLKLGSWCESLLGINELSIPEILRNYEAATDLSSDWYKAWHAWAYMNFETVLFYKHQDANITGGQAERRPSPECIQQHTVPAVEGFFKSIKLSHGSSLQDTLRLLTLWFDYGHYPAVHEALVEGIRTIEINVWLQVIPQLIARIDTPRALVGKLIHSLLIDIGKSHPQALVYPLTVASKSSFIARKNAANQILKSMCTHSSNLVNQAAMISEELIRVAILWHEQWHEALEEASRLYFSENNVNAMFKTLEPLHAMLERGPQTLKEVSFSQAYGRDLNEAQEWCNRYKESGLVRDLNQAWDLYYHVFRRISRQLPQLTSLELQYVSPRLLNCRDLELAVPGSYVPDQDLIRIAHIQSSLQVITSKQRPRRLCIRGSNGKDYIFLLKGHEDLRQDERVMQLFGLVNTLLQADPDTFRRDLAIQRYAVIPLSTNSGLIGWVPHCDTLHSLIRDYREKRKCLLNIEHRIMQRMASDLDKLMLMQKVEVFEHALEHTAGDDLAKLLWLKSPSSEVWFERRTNYTRSLAVMSMVGYILGLGDRHPSNIMLDRVTGKFLHIDFGDCFEVAVTRDKFPEKIPFRLTRMLINAMEVTGIEGTYRRTCESVMEVLHRHKDSVMAVLEAFVYDPLLNWRLIDAGRRSRADADLCSTSDPASSPQPSRSRVHIGLNDALDQPAETNLNKRALAIVNRVRDKLTGRDFPHIDEIVSVQKQVDLLIQQATSNENLCQCYVGWCPFW, encoded by the exons ATGTCCAATCAAGTAGGTGCATTCGTTGCGGGGCTGAAGTCCCGGAACGTGGATGTTCAAATCAAGACAGCCCGAGAGCTCTATCATTTTGCTAAAACGGAGCTCCGGGAAGTCCCACAAGAGGAGCTCACACAATTTCTCGATGAGTTCAATCACCAGATATTTGAGATGGTATCCAGTAACGACGTCCACGAAAAGAAAGGAGGTGTTTTAGCCATAG TATGTCTCATTGGCGGTGATTGCGATACGACCAAGACCCGTATCACAAGATTTGCAAACTACCTTCGCAACTTACTGCCTTCGTCTGATGTGGGTGTAATGGAACTGGCCGCTAAGACGGTCGGCCGGCTCGCCACAGTGTCCGGCGTCAAACGAGCTGAGTACGTCGAGTTTGAAGTCAAAAGAGCATTTGAGTGGTTGTCTGAAGAGAGGAATGAAGGCAGGCGCCACTCAGCTGTATTACTATTAAAGGAGTTAGCTATAGCTATGCCCACATACTTCTACCAGCAAGTTTCAGGCTTCTTTGATCACATCTTGGTAGCACTAAAGGACCCAAAGCCACAAATCCGTGAGGCTGCAGCAAAGGCATTAAGAGCAGGTCTAGTGGTGACAGCTCAAAGAGAAACAGCTAAGCAGTCAACTGCTAAGCCTCAGTGGTACATGCAGTGCTATGAAGAAGCTATGCTGTCATTTGAGGATATTCCTTTGAAAGAAAAGGGAATGACCAAAGAGGACAGAGTCCATGGAGGGCTATTAATCTTGAATGAGCTGCTCCGTTGCTCTAATGCTGTTTGGGAGAAGAAGTACTCTTATCTTATGCAAAGTCTGGACACAATGAAGGATATTACAGTATCcgatgatataatatttataagcaCAAAGTTGCACAGTCCGTCGGTCAAAAGAGGCTACCTGTGTGACGGGTTCAAGACTGAGAATGTGACCTACCCAGTTCCTATTTATGAATCTGAAGTCTGTCGTAAACTACTCACTGAAAAGTTTGAAAAGCTCTGCAGAG ATGTAATGAGTCAGCGCATCCTTAAAACACAAGGAGTCCCACAAATCCTTTTGGTCATAATACCAAGGCTAGCTGCTTTCAACAAAAACTATTTCCTTGACAAATACCTCATTTCCACAATGAACTACTTGATCTCCTGTCTACGGAGTAGGGAGAAAGATAGGAATATGGCCTTTACCACATTAGGTCTCATGGCTGCTGCTCTTGAAAATgatataagaaagtacatacctagCATAATGGAAGTTATTAAACAAACACTGCCTATAAGGGACTCACAGACTAAAAAGAGAGTGTGGATTGATCCCTCAATTTTTGCATGCATAACACTATTGGGGAGTGCTGTTAAAGATCTAGTTTTAACAGATATCAAGGAGTTATTAGATGCTATGTTTGCTACGGGTCTAAGTCCATCCCTGACTATTTGCTTGAGGGAGTTGAGTAACAACCTTCCTTCTTTAAGAACAGAAATATCTGAAGGGCTCTTGAATATGCTTTCTCTTGTGTTAAGAAATAAACCATTCTTACATCCAGGAGTTCCAAGGAGTTTGGAACAGCAGATGAGTAACATGAGTTTGGTGATGGAACCTCAAGATACTGCCAGCATTGTACTGGCATTAAGAACACTTGGGACTTTCAATTTTGAGGGCCAACACAGCTTACTAACATTCGTAAGACGTTGCGCCGACCACTTCCTTCAGAGTGACCAACAGGAAATTAGACTAGAGGCTGTCAAAACTGCTGCCAAGCTGTTAGCTGATGCTACAGTCAGAACTATGAAAACACCCTCAAGGACACTTACACTGCTGACAGCAGAAGTTATTGGCAAGTTATTAGTTGTTACAGTTACTGACCCTGACTATGAAGTTCGTTACTGGGTTTTAGAGTcactgtataatatttttgacataCACTTGGCTCAAATTGAGAATTTGAGCTTCCTTTTTATGGCTATGAATGATGAGCACTTGGCCATAAGAGAGCTGGCAATTTGTACTGTTGGTCGTTTGAGTGTGGTCAATCCTGCGTATGTCATGCCTGGACTTCGAAAGACACTGATACAGTATCTCACAGAACTTGAACATTCTGGCATGAGCAGGAACAAAGAGCAGGCAGCCAGGATGTTAGATAATCTAATACGGCACGCGCCCAAGCTTGTAAAGCCGTACATGGAGACAATTCTTAATGTTCTTGTACCAAAGCTCAAAGAATCAGATTCCAATCCTGGAGTAGTCATAAGTGTATTGAAAGCCGTCGGAGACTTGGCCGACGTCCACGGCGATAACAGCGGACTTAAGAAATGGCTTCCAGAACTTCTGAGCATTCTTCTAGAATTGTTATCTGAAGCAAGTGCGACGGAAAAGAGGAGTGTTGCCCTTTGGGCGTTTGGCCAACTAATCAGCGCCACTGGATATGTGGTGGCTCCCTACACTGAGTATCCTACTCTAATGGACGTCCTCTTGAACTTCCTCAAGACTGAACAGCAACCTAAAGACAGGAGAGAAACTATTCGTGTTTTGGGATTGCTAGGTGCCTTGGATCCTTATAAACATAAGATAACTAGAGGTTTGATTGGCGAACAGCCTGACTCTAGCTTAGTGCCGGTCGCGGATAGCAAAGCAGAAGAAAATAATTTCGATATGACCACAAGTGAAATGTTAGTGAATATGTCTTCCCCTGTTCTGGACGAGTACTATCCAGCTATAGTAATATCCACACTTATGAGGATTCTCAGAGACCCGACACTGCAGCAGCATCACACGAGTGTGGTGCAAGCAGTTACCTTCATCTTCCAGTCTCTGGGTATAAAGTGCGTGCCATATATTTCTCGCGTCACACCCACTCTTCTCTTCGTAGCGAGAGCAACCGACAACAATGGTTTCAGAGAATTCCTGTTTACTCAATTGGCGAGGCTAATTGCTATAGTAAAGCAGCACATTCGTAATTATTTGGACAAAATATTTGACCTTATCAGGGAGTTTTGGACTCCTAATAGTCCTTTCCAACCGACCTTAATCTTACTCGTTGAGTATATCGCTGTGGCGCTCGGATCAGAATTTAAGGTATATCTACCTCAGCTGATGCCGCAGATACTGCGTGTTCTCGCGCACGATACCAGCAAAGATAGAATTGTGACTGAAAAACTACTATATGCCCTTCAAAAGTTTGAAGATAATTTGGATGATTATATGCATTTAGTAATACCGTCAATCGTAAAGTTGTTTGACGCATCAGATTGCCCAATAAATGTGGCCAAAGTAGCCATGGAGACAGTTGACTATCTGTCCGATTCCTTGAACTACAGTGAGTTGGTGTCGAGAATAATTCACCCTCTAGTGAGGAGCCTGGACACGTGCGCGGCGCTGCGCCCCACTGCCATGGACACGCTGTGTGCTCTGATAGTCCAATTGGGACGCAAGTTCACTGATTTTATACCGCTGGTTCAAAAAGTGGTGGTGAAACATAAGATTCAACATCAAAATTACGAATTACTGCTCTCTCGGATGCAGTCTAGTCAAACTTTGGCAATGGATGAGTTTCTGCAGAGTACGAGGCGGAAACCGAGGAATCATACTCAAGAG CCACGTATAGGATATAACTGCGACACATCGCAGTCGATCCGCAAATTGTGCGTGAATGCTCACAACTTGAAGCTTGCATGGACGGTCAGCAGCCGCGTGTCTAAGGACGACTGGCTCGAGTGGCTGAGAAGGTTCAGCATCGGCCTACTCACTGAGTCACATAGTCCTGCTCTTAG GGCATGTCTGGCGCTAGCACACAACTACTCGCAACTTCTCCGCGACTTATTCAACGCTGCATTCGTATCATGTTGGACAGAGCTGGACAAGACCTCTCGGGCCGAGCTATCGAATGCTCTAGAACAAGCTTTAACAGCCCCCGACGCGCCCGAACTCGCGCATACCGTGTTAAACTTAGCGGAGTTCATGGAGCACTGTGAAGGTGGTACCCTGCCTATATCTACACACCTGCTCGGTGAAAGAGCTATGCATTGCAGAGCTTATGCCAAAGCTTTGCACTAtaag GAAGAAGAATTCCGGAACGGCGCAACATCTCAAGTGGTGGAAGCTCTGATCCACATCAACAACAAGTTGCAACAGAAGGAAGCCGCAGAGGGACTGCTAGAACGAGTGATGGCACAACGCGAAGCCGGCGACGCTACCCTCAAGGTCCAAATAAGATGGTATGAGAAACTACACAACTGGGAGAAAGCTCTCGACCTATACGGAGAGAAGCTAAACGAAGATGTAGCTGATATGGACTCCTACCTCGGTGAGTTGCGCTGCTTCGAAGCATTGGGAGAATGGGTCGAGCTCTATAATACAGTCTCCAAAAAATGGGTCCAAATGAGCAACGAGGAGAGATTCAAAGCGGCAAGACTCGCAGCTGCGGCCGCTTGGGGATTAAACGAATGGGATTCTATGGCGAAATATGTCAGATTCCTACCAGAAAATACTCAGGACGGTGCTTTCTATCGCGCAGTACTTAACATTCACAATGGAGAATTTGATCTGTCTAAACAATACATTGATCAAGCGCGCACGCTGTTGGATTCCGAACTGACTGCCGTAGCTGGAGAGAGTTACCAGCGAGCATATGGAGCTCTAGTTAACGCTCAGCTATTGGCGGAGCTTGAAGAAGTGATCACATACAAGTCAGTCATGGAGAGGAGAGAGTCCATCCGACAGGCGTGGTGGACAAGGTTGCAGGGAGGACAGAGACTGGTAGAAGACTGGCGCAGGATACTGCAAGTGCGCAGTCTCGTGCTGACTCCTCAGGAGGACATGGCCACATGGCTGAAATTCGCCTCGCTCTGCAGAAAGAGCGGAGCGCCGCGCCAGGCACACAAGACATTAGTGATGTTGTTGGGAACCGACCCCAGCCAGAACAGAGACATGCCACTGCCCACACATGAGCCGAGACTGACGCTGGCTTATGCCAAGCACTTATGGGTAGCTGGTGACAAACAGCTAGCGTACGATCAGCTGCAGCGGTACGTGGACACAACGGAGACGGGTGACGCGGAGCACTGCCGCCTCCTCGCTCGCTGTCACTTGAAGTTGGGATCGTGGTGCGAGTCCCTGCTCGGTATCAACGAGCTCTCCATCCCAGAAATTCTGCGCAACTATGAGGCCGCTACTGACTTGTCTTCCGATTGGTACAAAGCTTGGCACGCTTGGGCTTACATGAACTTCGAAACAGTACTTTTCTATAAACACCAGGACGCGAACATTACTGGAGGACAGGCCGAGCGCAGACCTTCGCCCGAATGTATTCAACAGCATACCGTGCCGGCTGTcgaaggatttttcaaatctattAAACTGTCTCACGGCAGTTCGCTACAAGACACGCTGAGACTGCTGACGTTGTGGTTTGACTACGGCCACTATCCCGCCGTTCACGAAGCGCTCGTAGAAGGCATCAGGACTATTGAAATAAACGTCTGGCTACAAGTGATCCCTCAACTGATAGCTAGAATAGACACGCCGAGAGCGCTCGTCGGCAAGTTGATCCATTCTCTGTTAATTGATATCGGAAAATCTCATCCTCAAGCTCTAGTTTATCCGCTGACGGTGGCGTCGAAGTCGTCGTTCATCGCTCGGAAGAATGCAGCCAATCAGATCCTGAAATCAATGTGCACCCATTCTAGTAACTTAGTGAACCAAGCCGCGATGATATCGGAGGAGCTCATCCGCGTGGCGATCCTGTGGCACGAGCAGTGGCACGAGGCTCTGGAGGAGGCTTCAAGGTTGTATTTCAGCGAGAACAACGTGAATGCGATGTTCAAGACGTTGGAACCTCTTCACGCGATGCTGGAGCGAGGCCCGCAGACGCTGAAGGAGGTGTCCTTCAGCCAGGCGTACGGACGAGATCTGAATGAAGCACAAGAGTGGTGCAACCGGTACAAG GAGTCTGGTCTGGTCCGCGACCTGAACCAGGCATGGGACCTGTACTACCACGTGTTCCGGCGCATCAGCCGGCAGCTGCCGCAGCTGACGTCGCTGGAGCTGCAGTACGTGAGTCCGCGGCTGCTGAACTGCCGCGACCTGGAGCTGGCCGTGCCCGGCTCCTACGTGCCCGACCAGGACCTCATCCGCATCGCGCATATACAGAGCAGCTTGCAG GTGATCACCTCAAAGCAGCGTCCTCGCCGCCTCTGCATCCGCGGCTCCAACGGCAAGGACTACATATTCCTGCTGAAAGGTCACGAGGACCTGCGACAAGACGAGCGAGTCATGCAGCTGTTCGGCCTGGTCAACACGTTGCTGCAAGCTGACCCTGACACCTTCCGAAGAGACCTCGCCATTCAGAGATATGCCGTCATCCCGCTGTCCACCAACTCCGGCCTCATTGGATGGGTGCCACATTGTGATACCCTGCATTCCTTAATTAG GGATTACAGAGAGAAGAGAAAGTGCTTGTTGAACATTGAACACAGAATCATGCAGAGGATGGCATCGGATCTGGATAAACTGATGTTGATGCAAAAG GTGGAAGTATTTGAGCACGCTCTAGAACACACAGCAGGAGATGACTTAGCCAAGTTACTTTGGCTAAAGAGTCCATCTTCCGAAGTGTGGTTCGAGCGTCGCACGAACTACACGCGCTCGCTCGCCGTCATGAGCATGGTGGGGTACATCCTGGGGCTCGGAGACCGACACCCCTCCAACATCATGCTCGACAGAGTCACAGGAAAGTTCCTCCATATCGACTTCGGAGACTGCTTCGAAGTAGCCGTCACAAGAGACAAGTTCCCAGAGAAAATTCCATTCAGATTAACCAGGATGCTCATTAATGCTATGGAG GTAACCGGCATAGAAGGTACGTATCGTCGCACGTGTGAATCTGTGATGGAGGTACTCCACCGTCACAAGGACAGCGTGATGGCGGTGCTAGAAGCCTTCGTGTACGACCCGCTGCTCAACTGGAGGCTCATCGACGCCGGCCGCCGGTCCCGTGCCGACGCCGACCTGTGTTCTACCTCCGACCCTGCATCATCACCACAACCCAGCAGAAGTCGCGTACACATAGGCTTGAATGACGCTCTCGACCAACCAGCTGAGACGAACTTAAACAAGCGAGCTCTAGCTATTGTTAACAGAGTTCGCGACAAGCTGACCGGTCGCGATTTCCCGCATATAGATGAGATCGTGTCGGTGCAGAAGCAAGTAGATCTGCTCATACAACAGGCGACCAGTAATGAGAACCTCTGCCAGTGCTATGTAGGATGGTGCCCATTCTGGTGA